TGCTGGAATTGCATCAGTGATTCGTATTATTGAACCGAATGGAACTGGTTTTCTCGTTGGTAATATAATTTCAGGTTTCGCCAGTGCAATGTGGATCTCTTTTATGGTGCTTTTTTTAGGTTTTTATCCCAAATCTAAAAAAGGGTATGCAACTAGTTTAATTATAATGGTTAATAATCTAGGTGTGTTTTTAGCCTTTTTAACAAGTACATTATTGTATGATTATATTCATATGGTAGGAATTTGTGTGCTTAGTTGCTTTAGCGGGTTATTGGCTTTTATTTTAGCAATAAAGCTAAAATATCCGGAAAAGATCCATCATGATTTTAACTATCATCTTTTGTTTAGCGCATTATGTAATCGAAAATTATTGTTTTTCTCATTTCTTGCTCTAATTCAGCAAGGGATTCAAATGTCTACCACAATGTCTTTTACTAATCAGATATTGAGTGATTTAGGTGGAAGTGCTTCTTCAATTGGCATTTCTTCAATTGTCTATATGTTATCTTCAGTTCTATTTGCTAAATTGGGGGCGACTAAGTGGATTAATCTGATGAGAATTTCAAGCTGGGTAATTTTATCTTTTCTATTACTAGCACTTTATTGTATTTTAGTACCTCAGGTCTCTTCTGTTTATAATATTCTTCTATTGCAAATTATCCCTGGTATAGGGACGGGTATACTATTTTCGTTTTTAAATTTTGAAGCGATGATAGATGTGCCATCATATGCTCGTTCTGCTGCCATGGGATTATTTCAAGCTATTTATGCACTAGGTATGACGCTATTTCCAATTATTGTTGGAATAATTAGTTTGAAATGGTCGATGA
This Gilliamella sp. ESL0443 DNA region includes the following protein-coding sequences:
- a CDS encoding MFS transporter, whose translation is MKSAKKKSYLLLCIVFFFWYAQYIYIPYQTPYLAAMNISTTMIGMVVSAYGFSQLFLRLPVGLLANVKEKHKIFIVLGTFFAGIASVIRIIEPNGTGFLVGNIISGFASAMWISFMVLFLGFYPKSKKGYATSLIIMVNNLGVFLAFLTSTLLYDYIHMVGICVLSCFSGLLAFILAIKLKYPEKIHHDFNYHLLFSALCNRKLLFFSFLALIQQGIQMSTTMSFTNQILSDLGGSASSIGISSIVYMLSSVLFAKLGATKWINLMRISSWVILSFLLLALYCILVPQVSSVYNILLLQIIPGIGTGILFSFLNFEAMIDVPSYARSAAMGLFQAIYALGMTLFPIIVGIISLKWSMIIAYFALAGIAIIGAILSMIYWLKFRKQTT